A portion of the Pan troglodytes isolate AG18354 chromosome 10, NHGRI_mPanTro3-v2.0_pri, whole genome shotgun sequence genome contains these proteins:
- the CNOT2 gene encoding CCR4-NOT transcription complex subunit 2 isoform X4: MRGMSNNTPQLNRSLSQGTQLPSHVTPTTGVPTMSLHTPPSPSRGILPMNPRNMMNHSQVGQGIGIPSRTNSMSSSGLGSPNRSSPSIICMPKQQPSRQPFTVNSMSGFGMNRNQAFGMNNSLSSNIFNGTDGSENVTGLDLSDFPALADRNRREGSGNPTPLINPLAGRAPYVGMVTKPANEQSQDFSIHNEDFPALPGSSYKDPTSSNDDSKSNLNTSGKTTSSTDGPKFPGDKSSTTQNNNQQKKGIQVLPDGRVTNIPQGMVTDQFGMIGLLTFIRAAETDPGMVHLALGSDLTTLGLNLNSPENLYPKFASPWASSPCRPQDIDFHVPSEYLTNIHIRDKLAAIKLGRYGEDLLFYLYYMNGGDVLQLLAAVELFNRDWRYHKEERVWITRAPGMEPTMKTNTYERGTYYFFDCLNWRKVAKEFHLEYDKLEERPHLPSTFNYNPAQQAF; the protein is encoded by the exons ATGAGGGGGATGAGCAACAATACCCCTCAGTTAAATCGCAGCTTATCACAAGGCACTCAGTTACCGAGCCACGTCACGCCAACAACAGGGGTACCAACAATGTCACTTCACACGCCTCCATCTCCAAGCAG GGGTATTTTGCCTATGAATCCTAGGAATATGATGAACCACTCCCAGGTTGGTCAGGGCATTGGAATTCCTAGCAGGACAAATAGCATGAGCAGTTCAGGGTTAGGTAGCCCCAACAGAAGCTCGCCAAGCATAATATGTATGCCAAAGCAGCAGCCTTCTCGACAGCCTTTTACTGTGAACAG TATGTCTGGATTTGGAATGAACAGGAATCAGGCATTTGGAATGAATAACTCCTTATCAAGTAACATTTTTAATGGAACAG ACGGAAGTGAAAATGTGACAGGATTGGACCTTTCAGATTTCCCAGCATTAGCAGACCGAAACAGGAGGGAAGGAAGTGGTAACCCAACTCCATTAATAAACCCCTTGGCTGGAAGAGCTCCTTATG TTGGAATGGTAACAAAACCAGCAAATGAACAATCCCAGGACTTCTCAATACACAATGAAGATTTTCCAGCATTACCAGGCTCCAGCTATAAAGATCCAACATCAAGTAATGATGACAGTAAATCT AATTTGAATACATCTGGCAAGACAACTTCAAGTACAGATGGACCCAAATTCCCTGGAGATAAAAGTTCAACAACACAAAATAATAACCAGCAGAAAAAAGGGATCCAGGTGTTACCTGATG GTCGGGTTACTAACATTCCTCAAGGGATGGTGACGGACCAATTTGGAATGATTGGCCTGTTAACATTTATCAGGGCAGCAGAGACAGACCCAGGAATGGTACATCTTGCATTAGGAAGTGACTTAACAACATTAGGCCTCAATCTGAACTCTCCTGA AAATCTCTACCCCAAATTTGCGTCACCCTGGGCATCTTCACCTTGTCGACCTCAAGACATAG ACTTCCATGTTCCATCTGAGTACTTAACGAACATTCACATTAGGGATAAG ctggCTGCAATAAAACTTGGCCGATATGGTGAAGACCTTCTCTTCTATCTCTATTACATGAACGGAGGAGACGTATTACAACTTTTAGCTGCAGTGGAGCT ttttAACCGTGATTGGAGATACCACAAAGAAGAACGAGTATGGATTACCAGGGCACCAGGCATGGAGCCAACAATGAAAACCAATACCTATGAGAGGGGAACATATTACTTCTTTGACTGTCTTAACTGGAGGAAAGTAGCTAAG